From Microbacterium pseudoresistens, the proteins below share one genomic window:
- a CDS encoding spermidine/putrescine ABC transporter substrate-binding protein, whose amino-acid sequence MQRSLETQVDQAVEAWLRWVPRWQPATHRGRVAPCRRCLGSPILSAAGIGSNVPHGVQHGLSTRVKTIVDHAVADYTARNLPMLQSELDQQAARNRSRGYRPAEDLAPEFEGMPLDPDPLPGAPFLFTLAGLADEEAAELPPLPPLSDDAKAALRREVGLADEYANMVGREICGMLLRHRLRVQEAIAHYVEPQIEAMLAELTEALDSPFESDGL is encoded by the coding sequence GTGCAGCGCTCACTGGAGACGCAGGTCGACCAGGCCGTCGAGGCCTGGTTACGCTGGGTGCCGCGCTGGCAGCCGGCGACGCACCGCGGCCGGGTGGCGCCGTGCCGGCGCTGTCTGGGCTCGCCCATCCTGTCGGCGGCGGGCATCGGCTCGAACGTGCCGCACGGTGTGCAGCACGGACTGTCCACCCGCGTCAAGACGATCGTGGATCACGCCGTCGCCGACTACACCGCCCGCAACCTGCCGATGCTGCAGAGTGAGCTCGATCAGCAGGCCGCCCGCAACCGGTCGCGCGGATACCGGCCGGCCGAAGACCTCGCCCCCGAGTTCGAGGGAATGCCACTGGACCCGGATCCGTTGCCGGGCGCGCCCTTCCTGTTCACCCTCGCCGGGCTGGCCGACGAAGAGGCCGCGGAACTGCCACCCCTGCCGCCGCTGAGCGACGACGCCAAGGCGGCGCTGCGGCGCGAGGTCGGCTTGGCCGATGAATACGCGAACATGGTCGGTCGCGAGATCTGCGGGATGCTGCTGCGTCATCGGCTGCGCGTGCAGGAGGCGATCGCGCACTACGTGGAACCTCAGATCGAAGCGATGCTCGCCGAACTCACCGAAGCGCTCGACTCGCCCTTCGAGTCCGACGGGCTCTGA
- the rpsL gene encoding 30S ribosomal protein S12 yields MPTIQQLVRKGRSPKVTKTKAPALKSNPQQAGVCTRVYTTTPKKPNSAMRKVARVKLRNGTEVTAYIPGEGHNLQEHSLVLVRGGRVKDLPGVRYKIVRGALDTQAVKNRKQARSRYGAKKG; encoded by the coding sequence GTGCCAACCATTCAGCAGTTGGTTCGCAAGGGTCGCTCGCCCAAGGTCACCAAGACCAAGGCACCCGCCCTGAAGTCGAACCCCCAGCAGGCCGGCGTGTGCACCCGCGTGTACACGACCACCCCGAAGAAGCCGAACTCGGCGATGCGCAAGGTCGCCCGTGTGAAGCTGCGCAACGGCACCGAGGTCACCGCCTACATCCCCGGCGAGGGCCACAACCTGCAGGAGCACTCGCTCGTGCTGGTCCGCGGCGGTCGTGTGAAGGACCTCCCCGGTGTGCGCTACAAGATCGTCCGCGGTGCCCTGGACACCCAGGCCGTCAAGAACCGTAAGCAGGCTCGTTCCCGCTACGGCGCCAAGAAGGGTTGA
- a CDS encoding S1 family peptidase produces MKKSFRRAGQVAAVGVAAALAGGGLIVTPAFASDVQTETAPVLGDQYDAFATSLLTEHADVVNGVGFNGSDIVVSVTDDEKAAAAKELLAEYSNIVIKNRGYVQAQTTDDVVGGAGLINENASAVCSFGFSGWSPSGDPIILSAGHCGEVGDVVTRSLPSDDDAPYFPGEEPTYTVTRFGDVGSFEFSQWGGPGGSAGSAGDLTSTDISAISVDNSALNLLPKVTDWSSWESEDLSTSGTAITSVGTVAVGDSIFRSGRSTGKQEGSVTEIQSYVNVCEDVTTDPPTNCHVVYGFWTDAVSRGGDSGGSFVKGNAAVGVLSGGNGTESFATDLSNALVQADGYTVMLDLAEPAVTSPASGSTVAPGATISGTGPAGLTLTGFGSDIVIGDDGNWTATAPSEPGTHDFTLQVKDAGYNKSDTVPYSIKVEAAAIASPVITSPAEGSEVTGPQVTISGTGAAGATIELTGDVTGTTTVADGGTWSIIGDAEYGAAEVTATQTLGADVQTTNVSFTVVQAALAAPVITSPANGAELTTSPSAITGTGVAGAEVEVSLGNGSSGDTLPPVTVDAEGNWAVEVSNQLAEGTYTIGASQSLNGETSAVVSSTFTIVAATTPTPTPTDDPNGQLPGTGADGGALLGTGIVGGALVLIAGSVLLIARMRRNAAAE; encoded by the coding sequence GTGAAGAAATCATTCCGTAGAGCAGGACAGGTCGCCGCTGTCGGCGTCGCTGCTGCACTCGCCGGCGGAGGGCTGATCGTCACTCCCGCATTCGCGAGCGACGTCCAGACCGAGACGGCGCCGGTGCTCGGCGATCAGTACGACGCCTTTGCGACGTCGCTGCTGACCGAGCACGCCGACGTCGTCAACGGCGTGGGCTTCAACGGATCCGACATCGTCGTGTCCGTGACCGATGACGAGAAGGCGGCCGCGGCCAAGGAGCTGCTCGCCGAGTACTCGAACATCGTCATCAAGAACCGCGGCTACGTCCAGGCTCAGACGACGGATGACGTCGTCGGTGGCGCCGGGCTCATCAACGAGAACGCCAGTGCGGTCTGCTCGTTCGGATTCAGCGGTTGGTCGCCGAGCGGCGACCCCATCATCCTCAGCGCCGGTCACTGCGGTGAGGTGGGCGACGTCGTGACGCGCTCGCTGCCCAGCGACGACGACGCTCCGTACTTCCCCGGCGAGGAGCCCACGTACACCGTGACCCGCTTCGGCGACGTCGGCTCGTTCGAGTTCTCGCAGTGGGGCGGCCCCGGTGGAAGCGCCGGATCGGCCGGCGACCTGACCTCGACCGACATCTCCGCGATCTCGGTCGACAACTCCGCCCTCAACCTGCTGCCGAAGGTCACCGACTGGAGCAGCTGGGAGAGCGAGGACCTCTCGACTTCCGGCACCGCGATCACCTCTGTGGGCACGGTCGCTGTCGGCGACTCGATCTTCCGCTCCGGTCGCTCGACCGGCAAGCAGGAGGGCTCGGTCACCGAGATCCAGTCGTACGTCAACGTGTGTGAAGACGTCACGACCGACCCGCCGACCAACTGCCACGTCGTCTACGGCTTCTGGACCGACGCGGTCAGCCGCGGCGGCGACTCCGGCGGTTCGTTCGTCAAGGGCAACGCCGCGGTCGGCGTGCTCTCGGGCGGCAACGGCACCGAGTCGTTCGCGACCGACCTGTCCAACGCCCTCGTCCAGGCCGACGGCTACACCGTCATGCTCGACCTGGCCGAGCCGGCCGTGACCTCCCCCGCTTCGGGTTCGACCGTTGCACCGGGTGCCACCATCTCCGGCACGGGCCCCGCGGGCCTCACGCTGACCGGGTTCGGCAGCGACATCGTCATCGGCGATGACGGCAACTGGACCGCCACGGCTCCGAGCGAGCCCGGCACCCACGACTTCACCCTCCAGGTGAAGGACGCGGGCTACAACAAGTCCGACACCGTGCCGTACTCGATCAAGGTCGAAGCCGCTGCCATCGCCTCGCCGGTGATCACCTCGCCGGCCGAGGGATCCGAGGTCACCGGCCCGCAGGTCACCATCTCGGGCACCGGCGCCGCAGGCGCCACGATCGAGCTGACCGGTGACGTCACCGGCACCACCACGGTCGCCGACGGCGGCACCTGGTCGATCATCGGCGACGCCGAGTACGGCGCTGCCGAGGTCACCGCGACCCAGACGCTGGGCGCCGACGTGCAGACGACGAACGTCAGCTTCACGGTCGTCCAGGCCGCGCTGGCCGCTCCGGTCATCACCAGCCCGGCCAACGGCGCTGAGCTGACCACGTCGCCGTCTGCGATCACCGGCACCGGTGTCGCCGGCGCCGAGGTCGAGGTCAGCCTCGGCAACGGTTCCTCGGGTGACACGCTCCCGCCCGTGACGGTCGACGCCGAGGGCAACTGGGCTGTCGAGGTGAGCAACCAGCTCGCCGAGGGCACCTACACGATCGGCGCCTCGCAGTCGCTGAACGGTGAGACGAGCGCGGTGGTCTCCTCGACCTTCACGATCGTCGCCGCCACCACCCCGACCCCGACCCCGACGGACGACCCCAACGGTCAGCTCCCCGGTACGGGTGCCGACGGTGGAGCGCTGCTCGGCACGGGCATCGTCGGTGGGGCACTCGTGCTCATCGCCGGCTCGGTCCTGCTGATCGCGCGCATGCGCCGCAACGCCGCCGCGGAGTAA
- a CDS encoding YajQ family cyclic di-GMP-binding protein: MADSSFDIVSKVEHQEADNALNQARKEVEQRYDFRGTGASIAWSGEQIVITANAEERAKAVLDVFQTKLIKRGISLKSLESGDPVASGKEYRIVSTMKDGISSENAKKIGKIIRDEGPKGVKSQIQGDELRVQSKSRDDLQAVIALLKGADLDIDLQFVNYR, from the coding sequence ATGGCAGACAGCTCTTTCGACATCGTCAGCAAGGTCGAGCATCAGGAGGCCGACAACGCCCTGAACCAGGCCCGCAAGGAGGTCGAGCAGCGCTATGACTTCCGCGGCACCGGCGCCTCGATCGCGTGGAGCGGCGAGCAGATCGTCATCACCGCGAACGCCGAGGAGCGCGCCAAGGCGGTGCTCGACGTGTTCCAGACGAAGCTCATCAAGCGCGGCATCTCGCTGAAGAGCCTGGAGTCGGGCGACCCGGTGGCCAGCGGCAAGGAGTACCGCATCGTCTCGACCATGAAGGACGGCATCTCGTCGGAGAACGCGAAGAAGATCGGCAAGATCATCCGCGACGAGGGGCCCAAGGGCGTCAAGAGCCAGATCCAGGGCGACGAGCTGCGCGTGCAGTCCAAGAGCCGCGACGACCTGCAAGCCGTGATCGCTCTGCTCAAGGGCGCCGACCTCGACATCGACCTCCAGTTCGTCAACTACCGCTGA
- the fusA gene encoding elongation factor G: MAQDVLTDLSKVRNIGIMAHIDAGKTTTTERILFYTGVNHKLGETHDGASTTDWMEQEKERGITITSAAVTCFWNGNQINIIDTPGHVDFTVEVERSLRVLDGAVAVFDGKEGVEPQSETVWRQADKYGVPRICFVNKMDKLGADFYYTVDTIINRLGAKPLVLQLPIGAENDFIGVVDLIEMRALVWPGDSKGDVTMGASYEIQDIPADLRDKAEQYRQQLLETVAETDEELLEKFFGGEELTVAEIKGAIRKLVIADEIYPVLCGSAFKNRGVQPMLDAVVDFLPNPLDVGAIEAHDPKDEEKVIERHPDANDPFSALAFKVAVHPFFGRLTYVRVYSGHLDSGSAVVNSTKGKKERIGKIFQMHANKENPVDSLTAGNIYAVIGLKDTTTGDTLADPANPVVLESMTFPEPVIEVAIEPKTKADQEKLGTAIQKLAEEDPTFRTELNPETGQTTIKGMGELHLDILVDRMKREFRVEANVGKPQVAYRETIKKAVEKHDYTHKKQTGGSGQFAKIQFNIEPLEVTADTTYEFVNAVTGGRVPREYIPSVDHGFQDAMNVGILAGYPMVGVKATLVDGAAHDVDSSEMAFKIAGSMGFKEAARRANPVLLEPLMAVEVRTPEEYMGDVIGDLNSRRGQIQSMEDAQGVKVVRASVPLSEMFGYIGDLRSKTSGRAVYSMEFDSYAEVPKAVADEIVQKTKGE, from the coding sequence GTGGCACAAGACGTGCTCACCGACCTGAGCAAGGTCCGCAACATCGGCATCATGGCGCACATCGATGCCGGTAAGACCACCACGACCGAGCGCATCCTGTTCTATACGGGTGTGAACCACAAGCTCGGCGAGACCCACGACGGTGCGTCGACCACCGACTGGATGGAGCAGGAGAAGGAGCGCGGCATCACGATCACTTCTGCCGCCGTGACCTGCTTCTGGAACGGCAACCAGATTAACATCATCGACACCCCCGGCCACGTGGACTTCACCGTCGAGGTGGAGCGTTCGCTCCGCGTCCTCGACGGTGCCGTCGCCGTCTTCGACGGCAAGGAGGGCGTCGAGCCCCAGTCCGAGACCGTGTGGCGTCAGGCCGACAAGTACGGCGTTCCGCGCATCTGCTTCGTCAACAAGATGGACAAGCTCGGCGCCGACTTCTACTACACCGTCGACACGATCATCAACCGCCTGGGCGCCAAGCCGCTCGTGCTCCAGCTGCCGATCGGCGCCGAGAACGACTTCATCGGCGTCGTGGACCTCATCGAGATGCGCGCGCTGGTGTGGCCTGGCGACTCCAAGGGCGATGTCACCATGGGTGCGTCGTACGAGATCCAGGACATCCCGGCCGACCTCAGGGACAAGGCCGAGCAGTACCGTCAGCAGCTGCTCGAGACGGTCGCCGAGACCGACGAGGAGCTTCTGGAGAAGTTCTTCGGCGGCGAGGAGCTCACGGTCGCCGAGATCAAGGGCGCGATCCGCAAGCTCGTGATCGCCGACGAGATCTATCCGGTGCTGTGCGGTTCGGCGTTCAAGAACCGCGGCGTGCAGCCGATGCTCGACGCGGTCGTCGACTTCCTCCCCAACCCCCTCGACGTCGGCGCCATCGAAGCGCACGACCCGAAGGACGAGGAGAAGGTCATCGAGCGTCACCCCGACGCGAACGATCCGTTCTCGGCGCTGGCCTTCAAGGTCGCCGTGCACCCGTTCTTCGGTCGTCTGACCTACGTGCGCGTGTACTCCGGTCACCTCGACTCCGGTTCGGCCGTCGTCAACTCGACCAAGGGCAAGAAGGAGCGCATCGGGAAGATCTTCCAGATGCACGCCAACAAGGAGAACCCGGTCGACTCGCTCACCGCGGGCAACATCTACGCCGTCATCGGCCTGAAGGACACCACCACCGGTGACACCCTCGCCGACCCGGCGAACCCCGTCGTGCTCGAGTCGATGACGTTCCCCGAGCCCGTCATCGAGGTCGCCATCGAGCCGAAGACGAAGGCCGACCAGGAGAAGCTGGGCACGGCGATCCAGAAGCTCGCCGAAGAGGACCCGACCTTCCGCACCGAGCTCAACCCCGAGACCGGTCAGACGACCATCAAGGGAATGGGCGAGCTGCACCTCGACATCCTCGTCGACCGCATGAAGCGCGAGTTCCGCGTGGAGGCGAACGTCGGAAAGCCCCAGGTGGCCTACCGCGAGACGATCAAGAAGGCCGTCGAGAAGCACGACTACACCCACAAGAAGCAGACGGGTGGATCGGGTCAGTTCGCGAAGATCCAGTTCAACATCGAGCCTCTCGAGGTCACGGCCGACACGACGTACGAGTTCGTCAACGCCGTCACCGGCGGCCGTGTGCCGCGCGAGTACATCCCCTCGGTGGACCACGGCTTCCAGGATGCGATGAACGTCGGCATCCTGGCCGGTTACCCGATGGTGGGCGTCAAGGCGACGCTCGTCGACGGTGCCGCGCACGACGTCGACTCCTCGGAGATGGCGTTCAAGATCGCCGGCTCCATGGGCTTCAAGGAGGCCGCTCGTCGTGCGAACCCGGTGCTCCTCGAGCCGCTCATGGCGGTCGAGGTGCGTACGCCGGAGGAGTACATGGGCGACGTCATCGGCGACCTGAACTCGCGTCGCGGCCAGATCCAGTCGATGGAAGACGCCCAGGGCGTCAAGGTCGTGCGCGCATCGGTGCCGCTGTCGGAGATGTTCGGCTACATCGGCGACCTGCGCTCGAAGACCTCGGGCCGTGCGGTCTACTCGATGGAGTTCGACAGCTACGCGGAGGTCCCGAAGGCCGTGGCCGACGAGATCGTCCAGAAGACCAAGGGCGAGTAA
- a CDS encoding META domain-containing protein — translation MRIKTTASTVLFASGMLLLAGCASTAGGASTPTEVPEPSEAPSSAPTLVSAWQSTQTGEPKLSIYDDGTFAANDGCNAFNGTYAQNGDALDFTISVGTQKGCPDIDTWLEHIDTATVADTTLQVFDAEGTAIGTLDAKK, via the coding sequence ATGCGCATCAAGACGACCGCATCCACAGTTCTCTTCGCCTCAGGAATGCTGCTCCTCGCAGGGTGCGCATCCACCGCCGGAGGAGCCTCGACCCCCACCGAAGTGCCGGAGCCGTCAGAGGCGCCGTCCAGCGCTCCCACGCTCGTCTCCGCATGGCAGAGCACGCAGACCGGAGAGCCGAAACTCTCGATCTACGACGACGGCACGTTCGCTGCGAACGACGGCTGCAACGCCTTCAACGGCACGTACGCGCAGAACGGCGACGCGCTCGATTTCACCATCTCGGTGGGCACCCAGAAGGGATGCCCCGACATCGACACATGGCTGGAGCACATCGATACCGCGACCGTCGCGGACACGACTCTGCAGGTGTTCGACGCCGAGGGCACGGCCATCGGCACACTCGACGCCAAGAAGTGA
- the rpsG gene encoding 30S ribosomal protein S7, whose translation MPRKGPAPKRPVVNDPVYGAPIVTSLVNKILVDGKKSLAESIVYGALAGVNAKNGEDAVATLKKALDNVRPTLEVRSRRVGGSTYQVPVEVKPHRANTLALRWLVSYAKSRREKTMTERLQNEILDASNGLGAAVKRREDTHKMAESNRAFAHYRW comes from the coding sequence ATGCCTCGTAAGGGTCCCGCCCCCAAGCGCCCCGTCGTCAACGACCCGGTCTACGGCGCACCGATCGTCACCTCGCTGGTGAACAAGATCCTCGTCGACGGCAAGAAGTCGCTCGCCGAGTCGATCGTCTACGGCGCCCTCGCCGGTGTCAACGCCAAGAACGGCGAGGATGCTGTCGCCACGCTGAAGAAGGCGCTCGACAACGTGCGCCCCACGCTCGAGGTCCGCAGCCGCCGCGTCGGCGGCTCGACCTACCAGGTTCCGGTCGAGGTCAAGCCGCACCGCGCGAACACCCTCGCCTTGCGCTGGCTCGTCAGCTACGCGAAGAGCCGTCGTGAGAAGACCATGACCGAGCGTCTCCAGAACGAGATCCTGGACGCCTCGAACGGTCTGGGTGCCGCGGTCAAGCGCCGCGAGGACACCCACAAGATGGCCGAGTCGAACCGCGCGTTCGCTCACTACCGCTGGTAA
- a CDS encoding ABC transporter has product MSDHEAPRTPSDKNVDGVVDSANEALADADRAAKDAASDGSSIVEESEVIETTNVETPKVEDPDAAAFAEAESAFPGTFGTSSAAAAPASESIAADAYTPPPASDADTRIFAPEPAAEPTVTGAAAPGPIFVQAPEPPRDRGNRGTVAGIGILAALCFAVLYLGTALGIGALAGNVEGDTFVDSVLEALTSWQLWVPTAVFFIAFWLLGAIINRGRWGFWVVFGILVGVASYGGHLLGQLFAAPFWNISSAQAGELVNVNLLAPLAIAAFIFGRELTIWFGAWAARSGARKTVRNAEAQREYERLLEAGPKLSA; this is encoded by the coding sequence ATGAGTGACCACGAGGCACCCCGGACCCCGTCCGACAAGAACGTCGACGGCGTGGTCGACAGCGCCAATGAGGCGCTCGCCGACGCCGATCGGGCCGCGAAGGATGCGGCATCCGACGGCTCTTCCATCGTCGAGGAGTCGGAGGTCATCGAGACGACGAACGTCGAGACACCGAAGGTCGAAGACCCGGATGCGGCGGCATTCGCCGAGGCGGAGAGCGCGTTCCCCGGCACGTTCGGCACATCGTCGGCCGCCGCCGCGCCCGCGTCCGAGTCGATCGCCGCCGATGCGTACACTCCTCCGCCCGCATCGGATGCCGACACGCGCATCTTCGCCCCGGAGCCGGCAGCCGAGCCGACCGTCACCGGAGCCGCCGCTCCCGGCCCCATCTTCGTGCAGGCGCCCGAGCCGCCCCGCGACCGCGGCAACCGCGGCACAGTGGCCGGCATCGGCATCCTCGCTGCCCTCTGCTTCGCCGTGCTGTACCTCGGGACGGCGCTGGGCATCGGCGCGCTTGCGGGCAACGTCGAGGGCGACACCTTCGTCGACTCCGTGCTCGAAGCGCTCACGAGCTGGCAGCTCTGGGTGCCGACCGCCGTCTTCTTTATCGCCTTCTGGCTGCTGGGTGCGATCATCAACCGCGGCCGGTGGGGATTCTGGGTGGTCTTCGGCATCCTCGTCGGCGTCGCCTCGTACGGCGGGCACCTGCTCGGTCAACTGTTCGCCGCTCCGTTCTGGAACATCTCCTCGGCGCAGGCGGGCGAGCTGGTCAACGTCAATCTGTTGGCACCGTTGGCGATCGCCGCGTTCATCTTCGGCCGCGAGCTGACCATCTGGTTCGGCGCGTGGGCGGCCCGCAGCGGCGCGCGCAAGACGGTGCGCAACGCCGAAGCGCAGCGCGAGTACGAACGGCTCCTCGAGGCGGGGCCGAAGCTCTCGGCGTGA
- a CDS encoding polymorphic toxin type 44 domain-containing protein translates to MALLGDWNSRRVALLSFTLYRQYINSEDNRRISRVSDRWYKTFDGAVEAGIKYKARGELDIEHLLQAVVLSGIYEAGTTLNMNFKTGGKWDAKVPIKALSGLGNRDYMYPAQSDGASIRSDVFGNVIFGAMTARYHLELDTAQLAGNMGTPEAGIGNDPVDDIAIAIAIAIGFELFEKYSTKFTFRQYYETILAHCYEIECK, encoded by the coding sequence GTGGCTCTGCTCGGGGACTGGAACTCGCGCCGTGTCGCACTGCTGAGCTTCACACTTTATCGTCAATACATCAACTCCGAAGATAATCGGAGAATTAGTAGAGTCTCGGATCGTTGGTACAAGACGTTTGATGGCGCTGTGGAAGCGGGAATAAAATATAAGGCACGAGGTGAACTCGATATTGAGCACCTTCTTCAAGCTGTTGTACTATCGGGGATATATGAAGCTGGCACCACGTTAAATATGAACTTTAAGACCGGAGGCAAGTGGGATGCGAAAGTGCCCATTAAGGCGCTGTCGGGACTCGGGAACAGAGACTACATGTACCCTGCTCAGTCCGATGGCGCGTCGATTCGATCTGATGTGTTCGGTAATGTGATTTTCGGAGCAATGACCGCTCGATATCACCTAGAGTTGGATACTGCCCAGCTTGCTGGCAACATGGGCACTCCTGAGGCAGGTATTGGCAACGATCCAGTCGATGATATTGCGATTGCGATTGCGATTGCGATTGGGTTTGAACTATTCGAGAAGTACTCGACAAAATTCACGTTTCGTCAGTACTATGAAACAATTCTGGCGCACTGTTATGAAATAGAATGCAAATGA
- a CDS encoding RHS repeat-associated core domain-containing protein, translated as MADAPPHPEISSRTRGWLNRCRLMGLDGYASSVKYQATGEVSQITRAGTVWSAMTFTYNSGTRELHTMEETTRRNGNQFTQEALRTYDRNPAGIITQITSAGANHATDVQCFRYDGFQHLTAAWTPAGSCAGEPSGSLSGPAPYAVMYEVDPVTGNRVSEQRRTRSADAWDVTDYAYPAGGAPRPHAPVSVSQTEGSVSTSSVFEYDAAGGMVSRAGQEIAFDMSGRISSVQDGSGSEESIYTADGQLLLRFGGSDGASLFLGDTLVRETTGTLQAKWAVRTYQAAGVTVAQRTSGAQPGVYWLMPDPVGTVGLQIDVSTGVVTRRWTDPFGNSRGDAVAWPSPLGFLNAPESAVGLTQLGARAYDSVLGVFVSVDPLLDTSEPRHANAYGYAMHSPVSYSDADGLRPIIQPPPGGGSPYSPAPRPAPSSPGGHWNPSPPSAGNDPAGDTGSVGPAQEQFWNPMSWSDDTWRGIGAVASGIAVSVGIGLAAVGGGACVLVTAGVCAVVIAGVAGAAGAVVTYNLATDPDERTAEGLLSTAALGAAAGAAGGVAGTLISKALSGTAAVASSVRYGPIKPGPLDEAVANTFRSGSYTGVIADKPTTLYRVFSGNKELGSYWTRTKPSGPVQSIVDSALDPAWGNQAVSWVKVRVPAGTTFYEGAAASQGGLVGGGNQVFVPRVDPSWVVGRGGF; from the coding sequence GTGGCGGATGCTCCGCCGCATCCAGAGATCTCCTCCCGAACGAGAGGATGGCTCAACCGCTGCCGTCTGATGGGGTTGGACGGGTACGCCAGCAGTGTCAAGTACCAGGCGACGGGTGAGGTTTCACAGATCACCCGTGCCGGTACGGTGTGGTCGGCCATGACGTTCACTTACAACTCGGGTACGCGCGAACTCCACACGATGGAGGAGACGACGCGTCGCAACGGGAATCAGTTCACGCAGGAGGCGTTGCGCACGTACGACCGCAACCCGGCAGGGATCATCACGCAGATCACTTCGGCGGGCGCGAATCATGCGACCGACGTGCAGTGCTTCCGATATGACGGGTTTCAGCATTTGACGGCGGCGTGGACGCCGGCTGGTTCGTGCGCGGGTGAGCCGTCGGGGTCGTTGTCGGGTCCGGCGCCGTACGCGGTGATGTACGAGGTGGATCCGGTGACGGGGAATCGGGTGAGTGAGCAGCGTCGGACGAGGTCGGCGGATGCCTGGGATGTCACCGACTATGCCTATCCCGCGGGTGGGGCGCCGCGTCCGCATGCACCGGTGTCGGTGTCGCAGACCGAGGGTTCGGTGTCGACGTCGTCGGTGTTCGAGTACGACGCGGCTGGGGGAATGGTCTCGCGGGCGGGGCAGGAGATCGCTTTCGACATGTCGGGGCGGATCTCGTCTGTGCAAGACGGGTCGGGCTCGGAGGAGAGCATCTATACCGCGGACGGGCAGTTGTTGCTGCGGTTTGGCGGGTCGGATGGGGCGTCGTTGTTCCTGGGTGACACGCTGGTGCGTGAGACGACGGGGACGCTGCAGGCGAAATGGGCGGTGCGAACATATCAGGCCGCGGGTGTCACGGTCGCGCAGCGAACGAGTGGCGCGCAACCCGGGGTGTATTGGTTGATGCCGGATCCGGTGGGCACGGTCGGGTTGCAGATCGATGTCAGCACGGGTGTGGTGACGCGGCGGTGGACCGATCCGTTCGGGAACAGCCGTGGTGATGCGGTGGCGTGGCCGAGCCCGTTGGGGTTCTTGAATGCTCCGGAGTCTGCGGTCGGGTTGACGCAGCTGGGTGCGCGTGCGTATGACAGCGTGTTGGGGGTGTTCGTCAGTGTTGATCCGTTGTTGGATACGTCGGAGCCTCGGCATGCGAATGCGTATGGCTATGCGATGCATTCTCCGGTGTCCTATTCGGATGCTGACGGGCTGCGCCCGATCATCCAGCCTCCGCCCGGTGGGGGGAGCCCGTATTCCCCGGCGCCGAGGCCGGCGCCTTCGAGCCCGGGTGGGCATTGGAATCCGTCACCGCCGTCGGCCGGCAATGACCCCGCGGGCGATACCGGGTCAGTGGGGCCTGCTCAGGAGCAGTTCTGGAACCCGATGTCGTGGAGTGATGACACCTGGCGGGGCATCGGCGCAGTCGCCAGTGGTATCGCCGTCAGTGTGGGGATTGGGCTTGCGGCTGTGGGAGGTGGTGCGTGCGTCCTCGTCACCGCGGGGGTCTGCGCGGTCGTCATTGCCGGTGTCGCCGGCGCGGCCGGCGCGGTCGTTACCTACAACCTGGCGACCGATCCGGACGAGAGGACGGCAGAAGGGCTGCTCTCCACGGCCGCTCTCGGCGCTGCCGCTGGAGCCGCGGGGGGAGTTGCCGGTACCCTGATCTCCAAAGCACTCAGCGGCACCGCGGCCGTTGCAAGTAGCGTTCGTTACGGTCCGATAAAGCCAGGGCCGCTAGATGAGGCGGTCGCGAACACCTTTAGGAGTGGAAGTTACACAGGAGTCATTGCAGACAAGCCGACGACTCTGTATCGCGTCTTCAGCGGCAACAAGGAACTCGGCAGTTACTGGACTAGGACGAAGCCGTCAGGGCCAGTCCAGTCGATTGTGGACAGTGCGCTCGATCCGGCATGGGGCAATCAAGCAGTGAGTTGGGTGAAGGTCCGAGTACCCGCAGGAACCACTTTCTACGAGGGCGCGGCGGCTTCCCAAGGCGGTCTTGTTGGTGGCGGCAATCAGGTATTCGTCCCTCGGGTCGATCCGTCTTGGGTGGTGGGCCGCGGTGGCTTCTAA